The Kroppenstedtia pulmonis genome has a segment encoding these proteins:
- a CDS encoding ABC transporter permease yields the protein MVDTLTNVLQTTVLYATPLILTGMGGLFSERSGVINIGLEGLMTIGAFTAAVTTLVSGSPWIGLAAAMLAGILFAFPHAVASVTFKANQVVSGMAINFLALGVSVYLVKHLYEGAGQTPAITNTLKRLPIPGLEKIPVIGPSLFNAFPTTYIAVGIVVVSYILLYRTSFGMRLRAVGEHPRAAETTGVNVIRMRYIAVLISGALGGLGGAGLSIAIGSEFNQTTVAGQGFIALAALIFGKWHPFGVLGSATFFGFAVSLALIGQLLGLTAYIPSEVLSMLPYVLTILALAGFVGRAESPAALGKDFETDSR from the coding sequence ATGGTTGATACACTGACCAACGTTCTACAAACTACGGTTCTTTATGCCACACCCCTCATCTTGACAGGGATGGGCGGATTGTTTTCCGAACGGTCGGGAGTGATCAATATCGGTCTCGAAGGTTTGATGACAATCGGTGCATTTACCGCCGCTGTTACCACTTTGGTAAGTGGAAGCCCCTGGATTGGTTTGGCGGCAGCCATGCTGGCGGGGATTCTGTTTGCCTTTCCTCATGCTGTAGCCTCTGTCACCTTTAAAGCGAATCAGGTGGTTAGTGGAATGGCCATAAACTTTCTGGCCTTGGGTGTTTCGGTCTATCTGGTGAAACATCTTTATGAAGGGGCCGGGCAAACGCCGGCCATTACCAACACCCTGAAACGTCTGCCGATACCGGGTCTTGAAAAAATACCGGTGATTGGTCCCAGTTTATTCAACGCCTTTCCCACGACTTATATTGCAGTGGGGATTGTGGTGGTATCCTATATCCTTCTTTACCGAACCTCCTTCGGGATGCGTTTGCGAGCGGTAGGAGAGCATCCCAGAGCGGCAGAGACAACCGGTGTCAATGTCATACGGATGCGTTATATTGCTGTTTTGATCAGTGGCGCCCTCGGTGGTTTGGGAGGAGCAGGTTTATCGATTGCCATCGGCAGTGAGTTTAACCAGACTACTGTAGCGGGTCAAGGGTTCATTGCACTGGCGGCATTGATATTTGGAAAATGGCACCCATTTGGTGTACTCGGTTCCGCCACCTTTTTCGGTTTTGCCGTATCACTGGCCCTGATTGGTCAATTGTTGGGATTGACAGCATATATACCTAGCGAAGTTCTTAGTATGTTACCTTATGTATTGACTATTTTGGCCCTGGCCGGATTTGTGGGAAGAGCGGAATCACCTGCTGCTTTGGGTAAGGACTTTGAAACGGATTCACGTTGA
- a CDS encoding helix-turn-helix domain-containing protein → MSVEIGHRLKQARESQGKTLEQLEHETRIPAAYLAAIEAGEFDRIPNSYYVRSYLRIFAKSVGENPQSIMILYRKTGQGRMSQASIGKEHMQSEMHRSGQGYHVPGSSQSLPSRRSKAVKSSSQGDELGVESTPSRSTGSRMRRQPSRFARGKRDLSVPPQQDETAAGNASEPDHDSYTSPRRVSMPDDLPEPQELGLPARSEEDEALSAEQSESATETLSRRSRSRSNRKGQSNQKEQDSTIGKAYTWALIVGAILLIPATIYVVWYVAFADDGGGGKSQGSSETSEERGGETKEQKPKSEPVSSLTPLEKNKAGTDHYELSNVDQFEMELKARGECWFQIRNREVSSNSLEDRVLQDGDTFNFTYKEGNELWLEMGLPANVEVMLNGHKLDTSSEKSKKFHIKLVK, encoded by the coding sequence GTGTCGGTTGAGATCGGTCACCGGCTCAAACAAGCCAGGGAATCTCAGGGAAAAACTTTGGAACAATTGGAACATGAAACCCGTATTCCTGCTGCCTATTTGGCGGCGATTGAAGCAGGCGAATTTGACAGAATACCCAATTCATATTATGTACGATCCTACTTACGAATCTTTGCTAAAAGTGTCGGTGAAAACCCACAGAGTATCATGATCCTGTATCGAAAAACCGGTCAGGGAAGAATGAGTCAGGCCAGTATTGGAAAGGAACACATGCAGTCGGAGATGCACCGTTCCGGTCAGGGATATCATGTGCCGGGATCTTCACAATCCTTGCCCTCCCGCAGGTCTAAAGCTGTGAAAAGCTCTTCACAAGGGGATGAACTCGGCGTAGAAAGCACCCCTTCCCGGTCAACAGGCTCACGGATGAGAAGACAGCCTTCCCGCTTTGCCAGAGGGAAAAGAGATCTGTCTGTCCCACCTCAACAGGATGAGACGGCTGCGGGAAATGCATCTGAACCGGATCATGATTCTTATACATCTCCCCGACGTGTCAGTATGCCGGATGATCTGCCTGAACCCCAGGAATTAGGATTGCCTGCCCGCTCGGAAGAGGACGAGGCATTAAGTGCTGAGCAATCGGAGTCGGCAACGGAAACTCTCAGTCGACGCTCCCGTTCCAGAAGTAACCGAAAAGGTCAATCCAATCAAAAGGAGCAGGACAGTACCATTGGCAAAGCGTATACCTGGGCGCTGATTGTAGGTGCAATCCTGTTAATTCCGGCTACTATTTATGTGGTGTGGTATGTAGCTTTTGCTGATGACGGCGGAGGTGGAAAGAGTCAAGGAAGTTCAGAAACCTCTGAGGAAAGAGGAGGGGAGACCAAGGAGCAAAAGCCGAAATCAGAGCCTGTCTCCTCCCTGACTCCTCTGGAAAAAAACAAAGCGGGCACAGACCATTATGAATTAAGTAATGTGGATCAATTTGAAATGGAACTGAAAGCCAGGGGAGAATGCTGGTTCCAAATCCGAAACCGGGAAGTGAGCAGCAACAGCTTGGAAGATCGCGTGTTACAAGATGGAGATACCTTCAATTTTACCTACAAAGAAGGAAATGAGCTTTGGCTGGAGATGGGTTTGCCAGCCAATGTGGAAGTAATGTTAAATGGTCATAAACTTGATACATCCTCCGAAAAAAGTAAAAAATTTCACATCAAGTTGGTAAAATAA
- a CDS encoding DUF3243 domain-containing protein translates to MSVLNDFQDWKQFLSQRVEQAQNLGMDTETIQDVAYSIGDYLAKDIEPKNEQERVLKELWEAADEQEQRMMAGLMVKLVHDGKQ, encoded by the coding sequence ATGTCTGTCTTGAATGATTTCCAGGACTGGAAGCAATTTTTGTCTCAACGGGTGGAGCAAGCACAAAACTTGGGAATGGATACAGAAACGATCCAGGATGTTGCATACTCAATTGGTGACTATTTGGCTAAGGACATCGAACCAAAAAATGAACAGGAACGTGTGTTAAAGGAACTGTGGGAAGCGGCTGATGAACAGGAACAGCGAATGATGGCGGGATTGATGGTAAAACTGGTTCATGACGGAAAACAATAA
- a CDS encoding helix-turn-helix domain-containing protein, producing MSGIGSELKKTREKLGYTLEQLQQNTKIHLEYLQALENDQFETLPSPFYVRAFLRTYAQSLGLDAQPLLDRYERFSVSGRKPRRGGEEPASPPQSPPPAPSGGGPQPGRTFSRMGGRRFTSSSQRMVPPANGLQRPAPGNMQQTQHRVPSQLPPKQGTGFPSSVDPSGDKPLPFASSTSRQKPVLPPPSQPRFQREHLREQPLEESQRLQSLPKQAKESLLPKQVQSSNTQPQSEPETSSPVLAQTTQRFQLPAAVDQKQSSTQSVEEEKQEDLSQTSSFTPRRVLQEMKKGELNFETDQKQKSGKNMWIIKVAAIGALVLVPVGWFVFNDSGNSSPSTSDTEKSKGESTESGPETANANEQEAPTLTKVESGGDLEGDLYTLTNVKKMEVEIQANKGNSRLDYGKEVNHIKEGFTLKVGEKRVVGEGEKFVWFRIGKPSNVQIKVNGEEIDTTAQDVPRSYRIELKK from the coding sequence ATGTCAGGTATCGGTTCAGAGTTGAAAAAAACCAGAGAGAAGTTAGGCTATACATTGGAACAACTTCAACAGAATACCAAAATTCATCTTGAATATCTGCAAGCATTGGAAAATGATCAGTTTGAAACATTGCCGAGTCCTTTTTATGTAAGAGCTTTTTTGCGTACATACGCCCAAAGCTTGGGCTTGGATGCACAACCGCTTTTGGACAGGTATGAGCGGTTTTCCGTGTCAGGACGCAAACCACGGCGAGGAGGAGAAGAGCCTGCAAGTCCGCCTCAATCTCCGCCGCCAGCTCCGTCGGGAGGGGGACCCCAGCCGGGACGGACTTTTTCGCGGATGGGAGGACGTCGCTTTACATCCAGCTCACAACGAATGGTTCCGCCTGCAAACGGACTTCAACGTCCTGCTCCTGGGAATATGCAACAAACCCAGCATCGTGTTCCGTCTCAGTTACCTCCCAAACAGGGAACCGGTTTTCCATCGTCCGTTGATCCGTCCGGGGACAAGCCTTTGCCTTTTGCCTCCTCAACGTCCCGACAAAAACCGGTATTACCGCCGCCGTCACAACCACGATTTCAACGGGAGCATCTACGGGAACAACCGCTGGAAGAATCACAGCGATTGCAATCATTACCAAAACAGGCAAAAGAGTCTTTATTGCCAAAACAGGTTCAGTCTTCAAATACTCAGCCACAATCAGAGCCGGAGACTTCCTCGCCTGTGCTTGCCCAAACGACCCAGCGCTTTCAACTGCCGGCTGCTGTGGATCAAAAGCAGTCTTCCACTCAGTCTGTGGAAGAGGAAAAACAGGAGGATCTGAGTCAAACCAGCTCTTTTACACCCCGACGTGTCCTTCAGGAAATGAAAAAGGGTGAGCTGAATTTTGAGACGGATCAAAAGCAAAAGTCCGGGAAAAATATGTGGATTATCAAAGTGGCTGCAATTGGTGCTTTGGTTCTGGTGCCGGTAGGCTGGTTTGTTTTCAACGATTCCGGCAATTCCAGTCCGTCTACATCCGATACTGAAAAGAGTAAGGGTGAAAGCACCGAAAGTGGACCGGAGACCGCCAACGCCAATGAACAAGAAGCTCCCACTTTGACAAAAGTGGAGTCAGGGGGAGACCTTGAAGGCGATTTGTACACGTTGACCAATGTGAAGAAAATGGAAGTGGAAATACAAGCGAACAAAGGGAACAGTCGTTTGGATTACGGTAAGGAAGTTAACCACATAAAAGAAGGATTCACCTTGAAAGTGGGTGAAAAGAGGGTGGTTGGAGAGGGAGAAAAATTCGTCTGGTTCCGTATTGGCAAACCTTCCAACGTCCAGATCAAAGTGAACGGTGAAGAAATTGACACTACTGCTCAAGATGTACCAAGAAGTTACCGTATTGAATTAAAGAAATAA
- the yfmH gene encoding EF-P 5-aminopentanol modification-associated protein YfmH, producing the protein MERIEHDQLKETLYYEELDNGLQVYLLPKPGFLKTYATFTTRYGSIDNHFQIPGGSEIQVPDGIAHFLEHKMFEEKEGDVFEQFSNQGASANAFTSFDRTAYLFSCTEKVEENLSTLINFVQSPYFTDANVEKEKGIIGQEIRMYDDNPDWRSYFGLIEAMYHKRPVRIDIAGTVESIGKIDKETLYTCYETFYHPSNMLLFVVGAIDPESIMNLIKKNQDEKNYGKQQKIKRFFEDEPDHVAEKKKEVQLSVGIPKCMFGFKEKQLGLDGEALVRQELTTEIMLEAIFGQASDLYQSLYDEGLIDDSFGYDYSLEKVYGFSMAGGDTPDPDALLKRIQQELPKIVQSGIPEEDVERIRKKKLGNYLRYLNSPEWIANQFTRYRFIGFDLFDVGTILEKMKPQEVNQRLKEHIDWNQFAASVVRSHGS; encoded by the coding sequence ATGGAACGGATTGAACACGATCAGTTAAAAGAAACCCTCTATTATGAGGAGTTGGACAACGGACTTCAGGTATACTTGTTGCCCAAACCGGGCTTTTTAAAAACCTATGCCACCTTTACCACCCGGTATGGTTCGATTGATAATCATTTCCAAATCCCTGGAGGAAGTGAGATTCAGGTACCGGATGGAATCGCCCATTTCCTTGAGCATAAGATGTTTGAGGAAAAAGAAGGTGACGTGTTTGAACAGTTCTCCAATCAAGGTGCATCAGCCAACGCTTTTACCAGTTTTGACCGAACAGCGTATCTTTTTTCTTGTACGGAAAAGGTGGAAGAGAACCTGTCAACGCTGATCAACTTTGTCCAAAGTCCTTATTTTACTGACGCCAATGTAGAGAAGGAAAAAGGAATTATCGGACAGGAAATCCGGATGTATGATGATAATCCGGATTGGCGTTCTTATTTCGGTCTGATTGAAGCGATGTATCACAAGCGACCCGTACGGATCGATATAGCCGGAACCGTGGAATCGATTGGTAAAATCGACAAAGAAACACTATATACCTGTTATGAGACTTTTTATCACCCCAGTAACATGCTCTTGTTTGTTGTGGGAGCAATTGATCCGGAATCGATTATGAACTTGATAAAGAAAAACCAAGATGAAAAAAATTATGGGAAGCAACAAAAAATCAAGCGTTTCTTTGAAGATGAACCGGATCATGTGGCGGAAAAGAAAAAAGAAGTTCAACTTAGTGTGGGAATTCCCAAATGTATGTTTGGTTTTAAAGAGAAACAATTGGGCTTGGATGGGGAAGCCCTTGTGCGCCAGGAATTGACGACGGAAATTATGTTGGAGGCAATTTTCGGGCAAGCTTCAGATTTGTATCAGTCTTTGTATGATGAAGGGTTGATTGACGATAGCTTTGGCTATGACTACAGTCTGGAAAAAGTATATGGCTTCTCCATGGCAGGGGGAGATACACCGGATCCTGATGCTCTGCTGAAACGCATTCAACAGGAGTTGCCCAAAATCGTCCAATCTGGTATTCCGGAAGAAGATGTGGAACGGATCAGAAAAAAGAAATTGGGTAACTACCTTCGTTATCTTAACTCACCGGAGTGGATTGCCAATCAATTTACACGCTACCGTTTCATTGGATTCGATTTGTTTGATGTGGGTACAATTTTGGAAAAGATGAAGCCTCAAGAGGTAAATCAAAGACTGAAGGAACACATTGACTGGAACCAGTTTGCCGCCTCCGTTGTTCGATCACATGGGTCTTAA
- a CDS encoding helix-turn-helix domain-containing protein — protein sequence MSNPIDLLRHKRERAGLTLEQVQEQIGVQAKYLQALEEGQWNQLPGKFYTRAFIKTYSQFLGVQVTPILQYYEQRVSEESGESMTEPETSSIPSRRQRMSRKKKKNAFQDLLNSIPLPHFFKPQKHLWLLLFSLVLLIPAVILFFSWGDSPESKAKEQKADAKENISGKNQEMDDESDVQLIKPSETNQFGDEYHISNAKEVVVIVEASAESSYRFRAGGPTEEITEEGTLQSGETKSFKHPKWISLTIGHPADVKLTVNGHVIDTSGESSEHAYQLRLKN from the coding sequence ATGTCAAATCCCATAGACCTGCTTCGTCATAAACGAGAACGTGCAGGTCTGACGTTGGAACAGGTGCAGGAACAGATTGGAGTGCAAGCAAAGTATTTGCAGGCACTGGAAGAAGGACAGTGGAATCAGTTACCCGGAAAATTTTATACCCGGGCCTTTATAAAAACGTACTCTCAATTTTTGGGGGTTCAGGTGACTCCCATCCTACAATATTATGAACAAAGAGTGTCTGAAGAAAGCGGAGAATCCATGACGGAGCCGGAAACGTCATCAATACCAAGCAGAAGACAACGGATGTCTCGAAAGAAGAAAAAGAATGCTTTTCAGGACTTGTTGAATTCTATTCCATTACCCCATTTTTTTAAACCTCAGAAGCACCTATGGTTATTGCTTTTTTCTCTTGTCCTGTTGATTCCGGCAGTGATCTTGTTTTTCAGTTGGGGAGATTCGCCGGAGAGCAAGGCGAAAGAACAAAAAGCAGATGCGAAAGAGAATATTTCAGGTAAAAATCAAGAAATGGATGACGAATCCGATGTTCAACTGATAAAGCCTTCGGAAACCAACCAGTTTGGTGATGAGTATCATATCAGTAATGCCAAGGAAGTTGTGGTCATCGTTGAAGCTTCAGCAGAGAGCTCCTATCGATTCAGAGCAGGGGGCCCGACGGAAGAGATAACTGAAGAAGGTACGCTTCAAAGCGGTGAAACGAAATCTTTTAAACATCCAAAATGGATCTCGTTGACAATTGGTCATCCCGCAGATGTTAAACTGACGGTAAATGGTCATGTTATCGATACTTCCGGTGAATCCTCCGAACATGCCTATCAATTAAGGTTGAAAAACTGA
- the ymfI gene encoding elongation factor P 5-aminopentanone reductase, with protein sequence MKGLLKGERALISGGSRGIGAEIARFLSAAGADVAVGYNQSTRQAEDVVRECLAQGVCAISCNGDVRFREDVQEMTDRVKRDLGGPPSILVHSAGVEGVGLFQDVTEDEYEVMMDTHVKGAFHLIQSVLPSMISAKAGRIILISSIWGESGGAGEVLYSAAKGAINGMTRGLAKEVAPSGITVNAVSPGAIQTDMLKRQLSDEDQEQLAEEIPTGRLGSTREVASLVCYLCQPEAGYITGQVLHVNGGWYP encoded by the coding sequence ATGAAAGGATTGCTTAAAGGAGAGAGAGCTCTGATTTCAGGAGGAAGCAGGGGGATTGGTGCTGAGATTGCCAGGTTTTTATCTGCGGCGGGAGCCGATGTGGCTGTAGGGTATAATCAATCAACCCGTCAAGCTGAGGACGTGGTGAGGGAATGTCTCGCACAAGGAGTGTGTGCCATTTCTTGCAACGGGGATGTCCGTTTTCGAGAAGATGTGCAGGAAATGACCGATCGAGTAAAAAGAGATCTGGGGGGACCTCCTTCTATTTTGGTTCACAGTGCGGGAGTGGAGGGAGTGGGTTTGTTTCAGGATGTGACAGAAGATGAGTATGAGGTAATGATGGATACCCATGTCAAAGGGGCATTTCATCTGATTCAATCTGTATTGCCATCGATGATCTCCGCCAAGGCCGGTCGTATTATCCTGATTTCCTCCATTTGGGGAGAATCGGGAGGAGCGGGAGAGGTGCTCTACTCTGCAGCCAAAGGAGCGATAAACGGGATGACCCGTGGATTGGCAAAGGAAGTGGCTCCCTCGGGAATTACGGTGAATGCCGTTTCTCCCGGAGCGATCCAAACGGATATGTTAAAACGGCAGCTGTCAGACGAAGACCAGGAGCAGCTGGCGGAAGAAATTCCGACAGGTCGGTTGGGGTCTACCCGGGAAGTGGCCTCTTTGGTGTGCTATTTATGTCAACCTGAGGCCGGATATATAACGGGTCAGGTGCTTCATGTCAATGGAGGTTGGTATCCTTGA
- the pgsA gene encoding CDP-diacylglycerol--glycerol-3-phosphate 3-phosphatidyltransferase, which translates to MNLANKITMARIFLVPVLMIFLLVKYDLGRFQIGEEVITVSEMIATLIFITAAVTDGLDGYIARKRQLVTNLGKFLDPLADKLLISAALISLVEMQRLDAWIATVIISREFAVTGLRLVAAAEGKVIAASALGKLKTIVQIIAIAALILNNFPFSTFSFPFSDIFVWLAVVITVWSGVDYFVKNREVIHFTK; encoded by the coding sequence GTGAATTTGGCAAATAAAATTACCATGGCCCGAATTTTCTTGGTACCGGTCTTGATGATTTTCTTGTTGGTAAAATACGACTTGGGCCGTTTTCAGATAGGCGAAGAAGTAATCACAGTCAGTGAAATGATTGCAACTTTGATTTTTATCACGGCTGCTGTAACGGATGGACTGGATGGCTATATTGCGAGAAAAAGACAATTGGTAACCAATTTGGGCAAGTTTCTGGATCCATTGGCAGACAAATTATTGATATCGGCGGCTTTGATTTCTTTGGTGGAAATGCAACGCTTAGATGCTTGGATCGCCACAGTGATTATCAGTCGTGAATTTGCTGTGACGGGTCTTCGTCTGGTGGCAGCGGCAGAAGGAAAAGTGATTGCAGCCAGCGCCTTGGGCAAACTGAAAACGATTGTCCAGATTATCGCGATTGCCGCTTTGATCTTAAATAACTTTCCTTTTTCGACGTTTTCATTTCCCTTTTCGGACATCTTCGTATGGCTGGCAGTTGTGATCACGGTCTGGTCCGGTGTCGATTATTTTGTTAAAAATCGTGAGGTCATCCATTTTACCAAATAA
- a CDS encoding DUF3388 domain-containing protein, whose product MGGHDWYLEYQIHKNRPGLMGDIASLLGMMSINIQTINGVEHKRRGMLLNTDDRDKIYALKQILNRMDSITVTALRPPTLMDRLAVRHGRYLDLCMEHKRTYRFTRDELGLLVDFMAALFQNEGHQVIGVRGMPRVGKTESVVASSVCANKRWTFVSSTLVRQTIRKQLALDEMTPDNVYIIDGIVSTLRSTEKHRMLVQEIMGMEATKVIEHPDIFIRETEYTIDDFDYIIELRNDPEEEITYEVLDTDISVFDIY is encoded by the coding sequence ATGGGCGGCCATGATTGGTATCTAGAGTATCAGATACATAAGAATCGGCCTGGATTAATGGGGGATATTGCCTCTCTCTTAGGGATGATGTCGATTAATATACAGACCATCAATGGTGTGGAGCATAAACGGAGAGGCATGTTGCTCAATACAGATGACCGGGATAAAATTTACGCACTCAAACAAATATTGAACCGGATGGACAGCATTACAGTTACTGCCCTCCGCCCCCCGACCCTGATGGATCGCTTGGCCGTCCGACACGGTCGCTATCTGGATCTTTGCATGGAGCATAAGCGAACGTATCGGTTTACTCGGGATGAGCTTGGTTTACTGGTGGACTTTATGGCTGCACTATTTCAGAATGAAGGCCACCAGGTTATAGGGGTAAGGGGTATGCCCAGAGTGGGTAAAACGGAATCGGTTGTCGCGTCCAGTGTTTGTGCCAATAAAAGATGGACCTTTGTTTCTTCGACCCTCGTGAGACAAACGATTCGCAAACAGCTGGCCCTGGATGAGATGACACCCGATAATGTGTATATCATCGACGGGATCGTATCTACACTTCGCTCTACGGAAAAGCATCGTATGTTGGTTCAAGAGATCATGGGGATGGAAGCCACAAAAGTAATTGAGCATCCGGATATCTTTATTCGTGAAACGGAGTATACAATTGATGATTTCGACTATATAATCGAGCTGAGAAACGATCCTGAAGAAGAGATTACCTATGAGGTGCTGGATACGGACATATCCGTTTTTGATATATATTAA
- the yfmF gene encoding EF-P 5-aminopentanol modification-associated protein YfmF, producing MSKLQFETVESGNIRVHVCSTDKFKTNMMSVMIQQDLTPATVTRHALLPSVLQRGTESLPSTIQLKRQLDELYGAALFGDVFKRGERHIMQIGLDIANEQYLHETSSLLEEGVAFLGNVLYRPLMEGEGFKESYVQAEKKNLSQKIESLMDDKIRYAAHRCIAEMCKGEPFSLFNHGQQEDLDNIDSRNLYTYYRELLESRPMDLYFVGNVATESILKLVEKHFPSGKEERQPVSVGEVVHPVQQVKEVTDRLNVKQGKLNMGCRTQISIRDQEYIPLLVYNGILGGYPHSKLFVNVREKASLAYYASSGLESHKGILTVQSGVEIDNFSKAVDIIRKQFELMAKGEITDNELSQTKAMLTNQLKEQQDRAQDLVHSHYQSILSGVDRPLDEMIEQVHRVDREEIQKVAKKVQLDTIYYLRNQGEGGFDGTD from the coding sequence ATGTCAAAATTACAGTTTGAAACAGTGGAGTCCGGAAACATACGTGTACACGTTTGCTCCACGGATAAATTTAAAACCAATATGATGTCCGTCATGATTCAACAGGATTTGACCCCGGCGACAGTGACCCGTCACGCTTTGTTACCCAGTGTATTGCAACGGGGAACAGAGTCATTGCCCTCCACAATCCAATTGAAACGGCAACTGGATGAATTGTACGGAGCGGCTTTGTTCGGGGATGTCTTTAAGCGAGGCGAACGGCATATCATGCAGATTGGTTTGGATATCGCCAATGAACAGTATCTTCATGAAACCTCTTCCTTATTGGAAGAAGGGGTTGCATTTCTGGGTAATGTGCTGTATCGCCCTTTGATGGAGGGAGAAGGCTTTAAAGAGAGTTATGTTCAAGCGGAAAAAAAGAATCTGAGCCAAAAAATCGAAAGCTTGATGGACGATAAAATCCGATACGCTGCCCATCGGTGTATAGCCGAGATGTGCAAGGGGGAACCCTTCAGTCTGTTTAACCATGGTCAACAAGAAGATCTTGATAACATTGATTCCCGAAACTTATATACATACTACAGGGAGCTATTGGAAAGCCGCCCTATGGATTTATATTTCGTGGGAAATGTAGCAACTGAAAGTATCCTGAAATTGGTGGAGAAACACTTTCCATCCGGTAAAGAAGAACGGCAACCGGTGTCTGTTGGGGAAGTGGTTCATCCCGTTCAGCAAGTAAAAGAAGTGACCGATCGATTAAATGTGAAGCAAGGGAAATTGAACATGGGGTGCCGAACTCAAATCTCCATCCGGGATCAGGAGTATATCCCACTTTTGGTTTACAACGGAATCCTTGGAGGGTATCCACACTCCAAACTTTTCGTAAATGTAAGGGAAAAGGCCAGTCTGGCCTATTATGCCTCTTCCGGTTTGGAAAGTCACAAAGGGATTCTCACTGTTCAATCCGGAGTCGAAATCGACAACTTTTCAAAAGCCGTCGACATCATCCGGAAGCAATTTGAGTTGATGGCCAAAGGTGAGATTACCGACAATGAACTCTCACAAACAAAGGCGATGCTGACAAATCAGCTGAAGGAACAGCAGGACCGTGCCCAAGACTTAGTTCATTCTCACTACCAGTCAATTTTGAGTGGTGTGGACCGGCCATTGGATGAGATGATCGAACAGGTCCATCGAGTAGATCGGGAAGAAATACAAAAAGTGGCGAAAAAGGTGCAGCTGGATACCATCTATTATCTTCGGAATCAAGGGGAGGGCGGTTTTGATGGAACGGATTGA
- a CDS encoding ABC transporter permease, whose protein sequence is MLSKLNKQSTFIASLISVLLGMLVGAIMMAVAGYNPIQAYGALFSSAFLQPYDIGETIRTVTPLILTGLAVGLAFRTGLFNIGVEGQFIVGQLAAVIVGLKLSLPPVLHVVVAVAAGTLAGALWAFLPGFLKAKRGVHEVITTIMLNFIALYLSNTLVRTWLTSGADSTDKIPETASLRWDFLSSLFDNSRIHLGIFIAILAAGVMYYLLWRTTLGFELRSVGHNPEASEYAGMNVGRKMVTSMMISGSFAGLAGACELLGTSGYQAIQGAYTGIGFDGIAVALLGANNPLGIILSAVLFGILTYGGSNMQFAAGVPFEVVRVVFAAILLFTAANVSRWLLQKFKKKEVKGDG, encoded by the coding sequence ATGCTATCCAAACTGAACAAGCAATCCACGTTTATAGCATCGCTTATCTCTGTTCTGCTGGGGATGCTGGTAGGAGCGATTATGATGGCAGTGGCTGGGTATAATCCCATACAAGCCTATGGAGCTCTTTTTTCCAGTGCTTTTTTGCAACCCTATGACATCGGAGAGACGATCCGAACGGTCACACCTCTGATTCTTACTGGTTTGGCTGTAGGTCTCGCTTTTCGGACCGGACTTTTTAATATCGGGGTGGAAGGCCAATTTATTGTGGGTCAGTTAGCGGCAGTGATCGTGGGTTTAAAGCTTTCCCTGCCTCCGGTTTTACATGTTGTTGTGGCAGTTGCGGCGGGAACCTTGGCCGGTGCTCTCTGGGCCTTTCTTCCCGGCTTTCTGAAGGCAAAACGGGGTGTGCATGAGGTGATTACCACCATCATGCTTAACTTTATAGCCTTGTATCTGTCCAATACCTTGGTTCGGACCTGGCTGACCAGTGGAGCGGACTCTACAGATAAGATCCCGGAAACAGCTTCGTTGCGATGGGACTTTTTATCCTCTCTATTTGATAATTCACGGATTCATTTAGGAATATTTATAGCTATTCTGGCTGCCGGTGTCATGTACTACCTCCTGTGGAGAACGACACTGGGCTTTGAATTACGTTCTGTTGGTCATAATCCGGAAGCTTCGGAATATGCGGGGATGAATGTGGGCCGTAAAATGGTGACTTCCATGATGATTAGCGGCTCATTTGCAGGATTGGCCGGTGCATGTGAGTTGTTGGGAACTTCCGGTTATCAAGCGATTCAAGGTGCATATACGGGTATCGGGTTTGACGGGATTGCAGTTGCCTTACTGGGGGCCAATAATCCGCTGGGAATCATTTTAAGTGCTGTTCTGTTCGGTATATTAACTTATGGCGGCAGTAATATGCAATTTGCCGCTGGTGTTCCCTTCGAAGTGGTACGGGTTGTGTTTGCGGCGATTCTGTTGTTTACAGCAGCCAATGTATCCCGCTGGCTTCTGCAAAAGTTCAAAAAGAAGGAGGTGAAGGGTGATGGTTGA